The candidate division WOR-3 bacterium region TTGACAGGTAAAGGTTTATCTGATTATAAAGTGGTAGAAAACGCGCTGCTAGCTCAAATGGCAGAGCAACGGATTCTTAATCCGTGGGTTCTGAGTTCGATTCTCAGGCAGCGCACTTTTAGCGCCCGTGGCTCAATGGATAGAGCGTCGGACTACGAATCCGCAGGTTGCAGGTTCGACTCCTGCCGGGCGCGATTATTCCATTGATATGAGGTGATTTTATGACAGATGAAATATACATGAAGAAAGCGCTGGAAGAAGCTGAAAAAGCTTCAGAAGAAGATGAAGTTCCCGTTGGCGCTGTAGTTGTCAAAGATGGAGTCGTTATAGGTCGGGGTCACAACAGGACAGAATCACTTCTTGACGCCTCCGCCCACGCGGAGATAATCGCGATGACAGCGGCGGCTGAAACTCTCGGAAACTGGAGGCTCGAGGGATGTCAACTGTATTCGACAGTCGAACCCTGCATTATGTGCACGGGAGCGTGCCTTCTTTTCAGGATATCGAGGATAATATACGGTGCGGAAGATCCCAAATTCGGAGGTTGCATCTCGCAGGCGAAAATTCCGGAGATTC contains the following coding sequences:
- a CDS encoding nucleoside deaminase gives rise to the protein MTDEIYMKKALEEAEKASEEDEVPVGAVVVKDGVVIGRGHNRTESLLDASAHAEIIAMTAAAETLGNWRLEGCQLYSTVEPCIMCTGACLLFRISRIIYGAEDPKFGGCISQAKIPEIPTLNHKIEVIGGILATESAQLMKKFFSAKRNRQ